CGGACGCATATGAGGagtcacactggtgaaaaaccttttgcctgctcagtttgtggtcaaggattctctcAAAAGCAACACTTAAAAAACCACATAAAAACCCAcagtggcgaaaaacctttttcctgctcgatTTGTGACCAGAGATTCGCTCGAAAGCAACACTTAAAAaaccacacaagaacccacactggtgaaaaacctttttcctgctcagtttgtgatcaaagatttgcTCAAAAAGGAAATTTAACAAAacacataagaacccacactggcgaaaaacctttttactgctcagtttgtggtcaaagattcactacaaatgaaaacttaaaaatccactcaagaacccacactggcgaaaaacctttttcctgctcagtttgtgatcaaagattcacTCACAAGCAACATTTgaaagtacacacaagaacccacactggtgaaaaacctttttcctgctcagtttgtgatcaaagatttgcTCAAAAAGGAAATTTAACAAAacacataagaacccacactggcgaaaaacctttttactgctcagtttgtggtcaaaggttCACACAAAAGGAATACTTGAaagaacacacaagaacccacactggcgaaaaaccttttgcctgctcagtttgtgatcaaagattctCTCACAAGCAATATTTGAAAGTACACATAAGAACCCAcagtggcgaaaaacctttttcctgctcgatTTGTGACCAAAGATTCGCTCAGAAGCAaaccttaaaacaacacacaagaatccacactggcgaaaaacctttttcctgctcaatttgtgaCCAAAGATTTGCTCTAAAGGGAACTCTAACAaatcacacaagaacccacactggcgaaaaacctttttcctgctcagtttgtggtcaaggattcgctCGGAAGGATCGGATGAAGAGACACGTGTGTGCTGCTGTGAGAAGCAGTGGCCAATGAATGTTTTGCCAGTCATCCATGATGCCTTCATCAGATTTTGCATGCagtttaggttagggttgggGTTAAGTTGGTATTTGTGGTGcactttatttttgtcattgcatttttgtttggcctttgccattttgtgtttttcctaTTCTGGCCATCAACGTCTTTCCCTTGGTTCTCTCACCGACTGGCATTATTCATATCATACTCTCCCTTTCAAACTACActtttcacatttaatatttgaaaCCGCAGACCCCAAATTCAAAATCATTCATAAATATTGTCATTAAATAAATCTGGAAATTTAGAATACATTGTTCAATAttgcaaaaataattaaaagaaaaaaatactggctCACAAATGAGTTTTTTGTGTGGGGGttaatgtaactttttttttttttcaattactatTACTACTCGTGATTGACAGAGTATAGGGGCCAAATatagaaaaatgaagaaaaagaaaaaaggattaTGACAGTAAAGTTGTGTTCTCACGACaagaattgtttttttgttgttgttgtagttttggtatatcatttttgttaaaaataaatatctaaagaaataaaacacacAGACTCATTATTGTATTTAACTTTGCAGATTATATATGAtttgtgtttaaaatgtttttacaaACTTCCTCGTCTATGTTGGATCCATTTTATATGGCTCGCCGTTTCATTACAAGGTTAAGTGGCATTATTTCTATCATACTCTCACTTTCAAACTTCTcttttcacatttaatatttgaaacagcagaacagaaaattccaaaaacttcaaaatcattcaaaataatGTCATTAGATAAATATGGAAATTAGAATATATTGTTCAGTATTGCAAAAATgctaattacaaaaaaatcaattctgGCTCACAAATGAGTTATTTTTGTCAggggaggtgggggggggggggatcagaggttgcgctagactttttcgttgtctgtcattttgactgacagggtcataaaaatccggtcataatctatttttacccgtcacttaaatgataaaaatgataataatgacatattaaataatatttagttttcattcatctttaattaatattctgtccgaacaagcttaacagagaatccacaccgcattatcacacatcaagcagctgtgcgttattagcgcctagcttgccttgaacacggctttttaggaagggtcggacttgacaacagtcataaaaaaaaaaaaaaaaatttaaaggggtttgaggataagcctgagaatgatcggttttctctctgctccatataagcaatatttcaccattgcttacacggccgagagtcggggcaaactgttagtatgtgtgtgtgacatgcacaaacagtgcgtgcatgctatcgatccatatactttgaatataagcctatacAGGGATTAttcatgcctgttatttgtgtcctctttttaataagcaaaatatgatatccctggaatgacggacagccagcatgtgtgattgtatggtcatttgctttgatgCTTCTACAGGCATATataatccctgtttaggcttatattcaaagtatatggatcaatagcatgcacgcactgttcatgcatgtcacacacacatgcgGGCAGTTTGCCCGACTGTccgaagtcaatcagccaatgcacac
This sequence is a window from Corythoichthys intestinalis isolate RoL2023-P3 chromosome 13, ASM3026506v1, whole genome shotgun sequence. Protein-coding genes within it:
- the LOC130928090 gene encoding gastrula zinc finger protein XlCGF17.1-like, with the protein product MRSHTGEKPFACSVCGQGFSQKQHLKNHIKTHSGEKPFSCSICDQRFARKQHLKNHTRTHTGEKPFSCSVCDQRFAQKGNLTKHIRTHTGEKPFYCSVCGQRFTTNENLKIHSRTHTGEKPFSCSVCDQRFTHKQHLKVHTRTHTGEKPFSCSVCDQRFAQKGNLTKHIRTHTGEKPFYCSVCGQRFTQKEYLKEHTRTHTGEKPFACSVCDQRFSHKQYLKVHIRTHSGEKPFSCSICDQRFAQKQTLKQHTRIHTGEKPFSCSICDQRFALKGTLTNHTRTHTGEKPFSCSVCGQGFARKDRMKRHVCAAVRSSGQ